The Mammaliicoccus sciuri genome window below encodes:
- a CDS encoding sugar-binding transcriptional regulator — MDLQKNKDSIKIAKLYYQEGLSQEAIAKKLNISRPTISRLLNHAKNQGFVTIKIDDPYQDAESLASLLKAKYNLKDCVVEHASYNDYSNIQTAIGKKTAEYLNKIVKNGDNIGISWGKTMYQVSQYLEQSHFNDIGIIQLKGGISFSDVDTRSHQILERFAQAYNATPRDLPLPVIFDVKEVKDMVEKDRHIKSILDQGRQVDVAIFTVGTVRDSSLLFKLGFLSEEEKDRLKKSAVGDICSRFYNSKGEVADEAINNRTIGIELDALKGIEHSVLVAGGEHKVASIRGALEGKLSNILITDQYTAQALLD, encoded by the coding sequence AGGATAGTATCAAGATTGCAAAGCTTTATTATCAAGAAGGTTTGAGCCAAGAAGCGATTGCGAAAAAGTTGAATATTTCAAGACCAACGATATCAAGATTATTGAATCATGCTAAAAATCAAGGCTTTGTTACGATTAAAATTGATGACCCTTATCAAGATGCAGAAAGTTTAGCTTCACTTTTAAAAGCGAAATACAATTTAAAAGATTGTGTTGTTGAACATGCATCTTATAACGATTATTCAAATATTCAAACGGCAATTGGTAAAAAGACTGCTGAATATTTAAATAAAATTGTAAAAAACGGGGATAATATTGGTATAAGTTGGGGTAAAACGATGTATCAAGTTTCTCAATATCTAGAACAAAGTCATTTTAATGATATTGGTATTATCCAGTTGAAGGGCGGTATTAGTTTTTCAGATGTTGATACGAGAAGTCATCAAATTCTAGAAAGATTTGCTCAAGCATATAATGCGACACCGAGAGATTTACCGTTACCCGTTATTTTTGATGTAAAAGAAGTTAAAGATATGGTTGAAAAAGACCGACATATTAAATCAATACTCGATCAAGGTAGACAAGTTGATGTTGCGATTTTTACTGTAGGAACTGTAAGAGATTCTTCCCTATTATTTAAACTTGGATTTTTAAGTGAAGAAGAAAAAGACAGACTTAAAAAATCAGCAGTCGGTGATATTTGTTCAAGATTTTATAATAGTAAAGGCGAAGTGGCAGACGAAGCTATTAATAATCGTACGATAGGTATTGAACTTGATGCATTGAAAGGTATAGAACATTCAGTATTAGTTGCTGGAGGTGAGCATAAAGTCGCTTCAATTAGAGGTGCACTTGAAGGTAAATTGAGTAATATTTTAATTACAGATCAATACACTGCACAGGCGTTAT